The following proteins come from a genomic window of Nicotiana tomentosiformis chromosome 12, ASM39032v3, whole genome shotgun sequence:
- the LOC104101131 gene encoding uncharacterized protein isoform X2 has protein sequence MAANDLALDLEELKHLQSIAKRPRIVSLISSEIRNLEKLSKDGASVPSSQMPAPVSSAAKVTPSQLLNYVSVASFSWDQDNDKVKIYLSLEGVDQEKMETEFKQMSFDAKFHDVHGKNYRFSLPKLNKEIVPEKCKVLVKPTRVVITLTKASKGNWLDLHYKEDKFKPNLDKEKDPMAGIMDLMKNMYEDGDEEMKRTIAKAWTDARSGKAADPLKRLS, from the exons ATGGCAGCAAACGATTTAGCGTTGGATTTGGAGGAACTTAAGCATCTTCAGAGCATAGCGAAACGCCCTCGTATTGTTTCTCTCATTTCCTCTGAGATTCGTAATTTGGAGAAG CTGTCAAAAGACGGTGCTTCAGTGCCATCTTCGCAAATGCCAGCTCCAGTTTCAAGTGCCGCAAAGGTGACCCCTAGCCAATTACTGAACTATGTCTCTGTTGCATCGTTCAGTTGGGATCAGGACAATGACAAAGTGAAG ATTTATCTCTCTTTGGAAGGAGTTGATCAGGAGAAAATGGAAACTGAGTTCAAGCAAATGTCATTTGATGCTAAGTTCCACGATGTACATGGGAAGAACTACCGCTTCTCTTTACCAAAATTGAACAAAGAGATTGTACCTGAGAAATGTAAGGTGCTTGTGAAACCCACTAGGGTTGTTATCACCTTGACCAAGGCCTCCAAAGGGAACTGGTTGGATTTGCATTACAAAGAGGATAAG TTCAAGCCAAATTTGGACAAAGAAAAAGACCCCATGGCAGgaattatggatttgatgaag AACATGTATGAGGACGGTGATGAAGAGATGAAACGGACGATTGCAAAAGCTTGGACTGATGCAAGATCTGGCAAGGCAGCTGATCCACTGAAGAGATTAAGTTGA
- the LOC104101131 gene encoding uncharacterized protein isoform X1 → MAANDLALDLEELKHLQSIAKRPRIVSLISSEIRNLEKLSKDGASVPSSQMPAPVSSAAKVTPSQLLNYVSVASFSWDQDNDKVKIYLSLEGVDQEKMETEFKQMSFDAKFHDVHGKNYRFSLPKLNKEIVPEKCKVLVKPTRVVITLTKASKGNWLDLHYKEDKVNTVPWIHNLLFDYGACIITHVVLVTLQFKPNLDKEKDPMAGIMDLMKNMYEDGDEEMKRTIAKAWTDARSGKAADPLKRLS, encoded by the exons ATGGCAGCAAACGATTTAGCGTTGGATTTGGAGGAACTTAAGCATCTTCAGAGCATAGCGAAACGCCCTCGTATTGTTTCTCTCATTTCCTCTGAGATTCGTAATTTGGAGAAG CTGTCAAAAGACGGTGCTTCAGTGCCATCTTCGCAAATGCCAGCTCCAGTTTCAAGTGCCGCAAAGGTGACCCCTAGCCAATTACTGAACTATGTCTCTGTTGCATCGTTCAGTTGGGATCAGGACAATGACAAAGTGAAG ATTTATCTCTCTTTGGAAGGAGTTGATCAGGAGAAAATGGAAACTGAGTTCAAGCAAATGTCATTTGATGCTAAGTTCCACGATGTACATGGGAAGAACTACCGCTTCTCTTTACCAAAATTGAACAAAGAGATTGTACCTGAGAAATGTAAGGTGCTTGTGAAACCCACTAGGGTTGTTATCACCTTGACCAAGGCCTCCAAAGGGAACTGGTTGGATTTGCATTACAAAGAGGATAAGGTGAATACAGTTCCATGGATTCATAATTTACTTTTTGATTATGGTGCTTGTATTATAACCCATGTCGTGCTTGTTACTCTGCAGTTCAAGCCAAATTTGGACAAAGAAAAAGACCCCATGGCAGgaattatggatttgatgaag AACATGTATGAGGACGGTGATGAAGAGATGAAACGGACGATTGCAAAAGCTTGGACTGATGCAAGATCTGGCAAGGCAGCTGATCCACTGAAGAGATTAAGTTGA